GTATTTCTGTTGATTTGGACGTTGGAAGCGAAAAGAGGAAGGTAAAAGAAGGCGGCGAATCGCGTCCTTCCTTTAGCTTCTTTTTTTGCTTTTTTCTTGGATGGAAAACACTGTCCGATACAGGACGTTTTCCCTGATTTTGACCTTGATTTTACCCTCGGAGAGCATTTTCATAGTGCACACAACGTGTCACTATACAGAAAATGTTACTTTGGAAAGTAACAAACGTTTATGGTAGGCTTTGGGTAATGGGGTGAGTCGGATATGGGCATGAGTATTTCACTAAAAAAAGACACGACAAAAACGAACATCAAACACAACAATCGCAAATTCAATGACAAGGAAAAAGAACAAAATTCGCACATTGATTTCTCGCGGTCAAATTCAAATCAATACCTCGTACAAAAAAGTTTGAAGGAATTATACAAACAAGAATTTGGACAGGCACAAGCGGACTACAACGAAAAACAAAATCGCAACGATCGGAAAATCAAAAATTATTATGAGCAAGTAAAAGCGAGCAAGAAAACAAGCTTGCAGCAAGAAATGATTTTGCAGGTGGGCGACAGCAGCCAGTTTCAAAACAATCCCGAAAATCAACGAATGGCAAATGACGTATTGAAGAAATGGTTCGATACATTCCAAGAACGCAATCCGAATTTAAAA
The Planococcus sp. MSAK28401 DNA segment above includes these coding regions:
- a CDS encoding plasmid recombination protein, translating into MGMSISLKKDTTKTNIKHNNRKFNDKEKEQNSHIDFSRSNSNQYLVQKSLKELYKQEFGQAQADYNEKQNRNDRKIKNYYEQVKASKKTSLQQEMILQVGDSSQFQNNPENQRMANDVLKKWFDTFQERNPNLKIYNAVIHNDEASPHMHLNFVPVATGYKRGMEKQVSFDKA